The window GTCACACGTTTCCCTCGTTGGTCCATGTCAGCCTGTAAGTAAAAGTACATATTACAATACTTAGCAAAGGCGTgttagctgtttttttttcttcattttacatGCAATATTTTATGCACCAACTATTCTCACCTTTTCCATATTATATTTGTATGTATCTTAATTGTACGAAACCTCAAGACGAACCTATACAACGTGCTACTCAATAAGTCGAGTGTAACTCGACAAAGGCTACAACAGTAGGAAACGTGAAAAAATGACCCATGCAGAAACATTCGAACCAAAGGATAAAATAACCTATCACCAGAGATCAACAAGGATACGTGTAAATATGGTTTTACTTGTGAAGGAAACacaaaagaagaaaatgtaaatattatagcACGTCACTAACCAGAAAATAGTCGTAACTTACCAAAAACAAGAGACGAAGCTAGAAAGGGAACaaggtttttttttacatggagaaaatccctaacggatacctcACCCCATGTGGgacttgcacccactaaaaccacCATGGTGACCGCCTGACGCGAGAGGCTTACACAAGGGAGAGAGACTATGCAACGAGATACTTCTAACGATAATGAagatggaagaatttgaaacacTACGGCTTCTCGCTGTGTGTAATAACGGCAACGACATAGCTACGGGTTTCTAAGGGAATGGGGTCATCGTTATTGCCAGTGGgcatattatcgtgaaaaaGCATTCTAAAACATTTGGCGCGAACCTGATCGGGGGAGATATATAAAATGTCCTGGCTCCATGTGGCGCATTTATATACGCCAAGAGCCGAAGATATTATGCCGATATCATAAAAATCATCGACCCCTAGAAATTGTTTAATACCTAAACGATAGGAGTTATCGGAGTCCAtgttaatattgaaaattaagtagaTCGAGCCGTCGACTGAGATGCAACAATTATCGCGTACATTGATACCCAGAGATATGCTATTGAACTCTATCTTACGGTACTGAGAACAAGCGGGGTCGTTATTAAGTGGTCTAGATACGCGAATAGAAAAATTGACATTACAATGAATATTTGTGCCATGAAATTGTATCTCCCTCATCCTATTGGAAAATTGTTGGAGAGGAAAATGTGGCTTCCTGTGATACTTTTTAGAAATGGACATGTTGTTTGCATATCGAAAAGCAGAACATGAATCTAAATTACCAAGACGTCTGACATCGTTGGTTAAATGAAGAAAGCCATGGACGTTATAACTATTAAAAGCTGGGCCATAAAGTTCTGGGTTACGAAGAACAAATTTCTGCAAAGCTAACTCTGCGAAGCTCAAGTGTGGGATCGAAGGAGATTCTGAAACTAAAACCCGTATGGCCGCATGTAACAATAAGAAATGCTTGTATGCGGTTTTCTCCAGTACACGATTCAGTTTAACTGGCCCTGTATACAGAAGGAACTGACGAAATTCGGTCGCTTTATATTTAGAGGATAGTTCGATAGCTCTAGGACGTCTGGCAAAGTCTGAGGGGCAATATCTGCTAAGACTCTTCAGTCTCGCAGACAGTATAGAAATGTCTATGCGGCGCAATTTTGAGAAAGGTGAATAGTCTCCATGTACCCACGCAGACAACAGTTTCTTTACTACGCCCAAGCATACAAGATACATATACTCGAAAGGAACTTGCGAAACAATTCCCATCGGTAGCGATGACAATGGGCTTGTACCTTCCTCGTGATGCATCTGGTCTAACCGTCGAATGTAATCCTCATCGGTTCGAGGAGATTGATTTATCCCATCGAAAGCGTAATGCTTACCGTGCAGGGTACCACAAACCGTACATTTGGAACAGGGACGGATAGACATATGCCCACGATGATTTAATACGAATGCTCGAGCTGATGCGTCAGCTATGAAACATCTCAGTCGTACGGGCAACTTaatggaatgaaaatttatgcctcCGTTGGACACGATGGCCCTGACGTCTGCAATaaatttctcaaagaaaatattGAGGTCGTGTGGTTTTTGGGAACCTTTATAGATGCTTACCACTATCGGCTTAATACGAGGAATATTTGAAATCCTACATTGGACGGGCCAGATATGAATGGAACCTGATTTGTCCAAAGTACATCCGTCGGTATGAAAATCTAATTCTAACTGTCTAACAAAAGATACCGACAAAGTGTTAGGGagacttttaataatttctgcttCCAGCTCGAAATAAATGTATTCTCCTGGTTCCACGACGAATGGAACAACAGGATTACGTGGCGTAGATACGAGTGTTCTAACATCCCGAGGCAACTTGGAGAAACAGGAATGTGTTCGAAGGAGAGATAATATATTATTTCCTTGAACGTGTGTCAAATCGTTGTCCACGAAACAAGACGCTAACCGTTGGCGAAAAGATGGCTCGGAGGAAGTACCACAGGGCAATGAAAATGTATCGTGGATATTAGAAACGCGTGACGTGGAAGTAGAAGGACCGGTGTCTTCTACATTTATATCGCGCCTAGCACTGAATCTATCGGGGACTAAAATTAACAGGAGCGGACGAACTACAAGCTGCAGATGTGCTAACAGCATCTTGCACGTTAGAAATATTATCGACTACTCTACTGACGGTGTTAAATGTAGCACGGTATCGCACGCGTAAGGtgcttcgcacttcgcgcataaccctgcTTCTTTGCCTCGCCGATAATACGTGTCccgatttccgcgacgtagaCAATTTGGAATTATTAAATTCCATAATTACTTACGTCTTGTGGATGTCTCGGGATGATTTTCGTGGTTTTGTAGCTCTGGAAATTTTTTGGATCTGCTGTCGATGACTGCCATCTCAGAATGGACGAGAATTCGAAACAAACGCGAACTGGGAAGTAGAGTCCCGACCAATCACGAGTGTCCGCAAGGCGGTGCAGCCAATCCGAGCGTTCGTTTTTAAAGCACAAAGGGTACCATGTCGGACAAAGGGTACCACGAGGAATCAGTTTGGCGGTACAGTGGGCTACGCTCGGATTGGCTGCACCGCCTTGCGCACACTCGTGATTGGTCGGGACTCTACTTCCCAGTTCGCGTTTGTTTCGAATTCTCGTCCATTCTGAGATGGCAGTCATCGACAGCAGATCCAAAAAATTTCCAGAGCTACAAAACCACGAAAATCATCCCGAGACATCCACAAGACGTAAGTAATTATGGAATTTAATAATTCCAAATTGtctacgtcgcggaaatcggGACACGTATTATCGGCGAGGCAAAGAAgcagggttatgcgcgaagtgcgaagcaCCTTACGCGTGCGATACCGTGCTACATTTAACACCGTCAGTAGAGTAGTCGATAATATTTCTAACGTGCAAGATGCTGTTAGCACATCTGCAGCTTGTAGTTCGTCCGCTCCTGTTAATTTTAGTCCCCGATAGATTCAGTGCTAGGCGCGATATAAATGTAGAAGACACCGGTCCTTCTACTTCCACGTCACGCGTTTCTAATATCCACGATACATTTTCATTGCCCTGTGGTACTTCCTCCGAGCCATCTTTTCGCCAACGGTTAGCGTCTTGTTTCGTGGACAACGATTTGACACACGTTCAAGGAAATAATATATTATCTCTCCTTCGAACACATTCCTGTTTCTCCAAGTTGCCTCGGGATGTTAGAACACTTGTATCTACGCCACGTAATCCTGTTGTTCCATTCGTCGTGGAACCAGGAGAATACATTTATTTCGAGCTGGaagcagaaattattaaaagtctCCCTAACACTTTGTCGGTATCTTTTGTTAGACAGTTAGAATTAGATTTTCATACCGACGGATGTACTTTGGACAAATCAGGTTCCATTCATATCTGGCCCGTCCAATGTAGGATTTCAAATATTCCTCGTATTAAGCCGATAGTGGTAAGCATCTATAAAGGTTCCCAAAAACCACACGACCTCaatattttctttgagaaatttATTGCAGACGTCAGGGCCATCGTGTCCAACGgaggcataaattttcattccattAAGTTGCCCGTACGACTGAGATGTTTCATAGCTGACGCATCAGCTCGAGCATTCGTATTAAATCATCGTGGGCATATGTCTATCCGTCCCTGTTCCAAATGTACGGTTTGTGGTACCCTGCACGGTAAGCATTACGCTTTCGATGGGATAAATCAATCTCCTCGAACCGATGAGGATTACATTCGACGGTTAGACCAGATGCATCACGAGGAAGGTACAAGCCCATTGTCATCGCTACCGATGGGAATTGTTTCGCAAGTTCCTTTCGAGTATATGTATCTTGTATGCTTGGGCGTAGTAAAGAAACTGTTGTCTGCGTGGGTACATGGAGACTATTCACCTTTCTCAAAATTGCGCCGCATAGACATTTCTATACTGTCTGCGAGACTGAAGAGTCTTAGCAGATATTGCCCCTCAGACTTTGCCAGACGTCCTAGAGCTATCGAACTATCCTCTAAATATAAAGCGACCGAATTTCGTCAGTTCCTTCTGTATACAGGGCCAGTTAAACTGAATCGTGTACTGGAGAAAACCGCATACAAGCATTTCTTATTGTTACATGCGGCCATACGGGTTTTAGTTTCAGAATCTCCTTCGATCCCACACTTGAGCTTCGCAGAGTTAGCTTTGCAGAAATTTGTTCTTCGTAACCCAGAACTTTATGGCCCAGCTTTTAATAGTTATAACGTCCATGGCTTTCTTCATTTAACCAACGATGTCAGACGTCTTGGTAATTTAGATTCATGTTCTGCTTTTCGATATGCAAACAACATGTCCATTTCTAAAAAGTATCACAGGAAGCCACATTTTCCTCTCCAACAATTTTCCAATAGGATGAGGGAGATACAATTTCATGGCACAAATATTCATTGTAATGTCAATTTTTCTATTCGCGTATCTAGACCACTTAATAACGACCCCGATTGTTCTCAGTACCGTAAGATAGAGTTCAATAGCATATCTCTGGGCATCAAAGTACGCGATAATTTTTGCATCTCAGTCGACGGCTCGAtctgcttaattttcaatattagcaTGGACTCAGATAACTCCTATCGTTTAGGTATTACAAATTTTCTAGAGGTCGATGATTTTTATGATATCGGCATAATATCTTCGGCTCTTGGCGTATATAAATGCGCCACATTGAGCCAGGACATTTTATATGTCTCCCCCGATCAGGTTCGCGCCAAATGTTTTAGAATGCtttttcacgataatatgcCCACTGGCAATAACGACGACCCCATTCCCTTAGAAACCCGTAGCTATGTCGTAGCCGTTATTACACACAGCGAGAAGCCGTAgtgtttcaaattcttccatctTCATTATCGTTAGAAGTATCTCGTTGCATAATCTCTCTCCCTTGTGTAAGCCTCTCGCGTCAGGCGGTCACCATGgtggttttagtgggtgcaagtcCTACATGGGGTgaggtatccgttagggatttcctccatgtaaaaaaaaaccttGTTCCCTTTCTAGCTTCGTCTCTTGTTTTTGGTAAGTTACGACTATTTTCTGGTTAGTGACGTgctataatatttacattttcttcttttgtGTTTCTCTTCACAAGTAAAACCATATTTACACGTATCCTTGTTAATCTCTGGTGATGGGTTATTTTATCCTTTGGTTCGAATGTTTCTGCATGGGTCATTTTTTCACGTTTCCTACTGTTGTAGCCTTTGTCGAGTTACACTCGAATTATTGAGTAGCACGTTGTATAGGTTCATGTTGAGGTTTCGTACAATTAAGATACATACAAATATAATATGGAAAAGGTGAGAATAGTTGGTGCATAAAATATTGcatgtaaaatgaaaaaaaaaaaacagctaacACGCCTTTGCTAAGTATTGTAATATGTACTTTTACTTACAGGCTGACATGGACCAACGAGGGAAACGTGTGACCACGAAACCAGCACGGTACCAGACGACTTCTTCGGAGGAGGAAGCGCCGAAACGGCGAAGGACGTCGACCGCGCCGAGACCACCGATCGATCAGGACATCGATGATTTAAGGATGGTCCTGCAGGAACACGGTTCAACAACGTCAAAGAGTGTTCCTACTGTTGACCAGagtaatatttgtatatttcaGGATAATTATGCGGTTAGTGTTCCTGCCCCCGCACCATTCACGTATCATCAGGATCCAGGGACATCGTCTGCACGCGCCACTGTGATCCAGGGTGAGCCGTTGCGGCACAAAACAGCTCCGACCCAACCTCCTGATGATGGGTAAAtttacatgtttctttttttttgctataaaaatatttctgtaaggACATATTCTgataaatgttaatgttcgcaggagcatggaaGATCTCACGGGGCGCAATCGGATCGAGGCGGAGCTAATGTAAGTATCGCGTGTATCGTGTTTATTAATACGTTACGTCTCCATCCGTTCTGTTTGCAGAAGAATGAATACTCTCTTGCTGAGTATTCAGAAATCTGTCCTGGCCACCCATAATACCGGTCAACCGATGAAACCAGCAGTCCTCCCTTTGTCCTCAGTGCAGGAGGTGGACTGTTTTGAGGACATCGATGACAACACTTATTCCAAAGTTGTAAgtgaaaacgaaattattcttttatttacttttatatataatatatacttacatCAATCTTTACTCGCTTTGTTTAGGTAAAGTATTTCGAATACGTGGGCGGGTTCGATTTGAAGGGAGCAGGCAAGTGCTGCTTCAAGGAAGCACTGCCGGACGACTTAACGTTGTCGTTCACTTGGTTTGGCCGCGAAGGACTCAGATCCTTATATGACACCCGCATCGCGAGGGCGATTTTTGGTACGAAACAATAagcatttttcatctttttacgTAGAATTATTGTTACTATTACTGTATGTTCCATTGAAGCTAACGTACTTTGCATACATTTCTTTTTCAGAAGGTGTGGCTCAGAACCCCAAGTTCCAGAAGCCAACCCGATCGGACTTCCAATTGTGGATGCAAACGGAACTGGAGGCGTCAAAGGAGAGGATACGCTGTAGGAAGCGTGGTCCGCGTACATCGCCATCCCAGGAACCTCGAGTGCCCCGCAGTTTCTGGAGCGACCAACAGCCCGACGAAGCTGATGACGACCTCTGATGGTCCATTTTCACGTGCCCATTAAAAGTAGAGATGTGTCTCCTTTTACACGAGTTAACACAAGCGAAGAAGAAGTGGTGATTCTACgcaaaaaaataagtcgaaaatattgaATCAAAGTTTATGATATTGCCCTTCGTTCTAGACAAAATTAACTTATGTTTGCATCTAGAATCACCActtctaaatgtaaatattgaaagtttctCTTCCGATTTATATGTGCCACttatattattctgtaattGTAATCACTGTATGTTCTTAAAGACAAAATATATACTGttacaaataaatagaaaacttatctaataaactgtagaatctgctcgCAGGTTATGTGAGCAGAATACACTGCTCCATTTCTCCTGTCTATCAGTTCTCCACGCGTAGTAGAAAGGGGGGGAAAagggatacacctacagcaataacgatacatttgtgttggtgcgtaggtccatgtgacgtcacgcgtagggaattctttggcaattgtggccttaaGATGGCGCttttggatgtgtcaggcgagcagcaggacctgccgtcgatctgccgtcgatctgccggcagactctgacaagcagaccctgccggcagaaccgtagctgaatgcggacgtaggctgcatcgcagctggcggcagatcctgcgctctcctggcagaccctgctgtcaatctgccggcagactgcaggcagatggctatcagggatgtaaataaatttttaaattattagatACAGTATATATTGTTCATTTTTATTGATTAGGTTCTAGAAAATACTATTACGTGGCTCGATAATTGGGAAAATGAAATGAACAAAGAGTTGGAGGTGATTGTAAGAGAAAAATCTAAAGCAATAAATAACGAGCTGCGGAAGGAATTAAAAAACCACAAAGGAACAGATGTTACGAAAGTAAAGGTGGATAAGGTTGTATTACAAAGGATTGATAGAGACTATAAAATCAAAGTCAAacaatgtaaaaataatttgttaagtAGAGAGACTGCCGAGGGTCTTAGAGTTACATTATACTCCATAAGTAATCTTTCCCGTTATTTATTAATCTCTTGTCAATTTGAATATATATTAACATCAAAGCTGAATCAAGATTGTTTCgaggtaaatatattaaaatttcttagATATTAATcataaatagataaattaataaatacattttcatattttcgaagaaattttatgcaaaataaatgtaCAGTTTTACATTTTAGCGCTTTTTTGGAATCATTAGGCAAGCAGGCCGTCAAAATGACCACCCTACTTTTCCAACATTTATGCAACTGTACCACTTGTTGTCAgtatatacaattttaaagCCCTCGAAATTTGGTAACTGCCGGAATGCAGACAGTCTATTAGAGCAACGGCCAAAACTATCATGCCAAGACTTTAAAGAAGCATTTTCTACAAATGAAAGTAAATCATATTATAGAGAGCAATACGTCCAAAATTTACAGGCAAAGCTAGATGGatatatagtaaatgaatgttAGGAGTGTGACGACATAATTGAACTCGACAACGAATTGTGTCCCCACATTATAAATTGCGTGATTTATTATATATGTGGCTTCATCTGCAGGAAAATGCTGAAGAAAACAAAATGTATCGTTTGTCGGGAGGCATTTGCATCTAAAGAAGAAAACTCCACACTTGTAATTGCTTATTTtgtcaaatttaaaaaacagggGTGGCTTGATGCttacgaatatatttttatataaaatattaagagaaattgaaaatttatttattaaatacattGATTCCGGAAATGTATATTTGTACGTAATTAATAGTATTACGGAAAGCAATATAAAATTAACATTTCCATGCGAAATCCATAAAGATTACATGATATCCTATTGTATTCAGTACTATCTGGAAGTTAGAATGCGACAATTCGCACGAATACacaacaaagaaaacaaaaatataagtaaacaatttaaaaaacgcaGTAGAGTAgttagtaattaattttttaaatttgtacttCAATAAACGTATTTTTAGTATGAACTGTAATATAAGTGTACTTTAATACttccttttctttattatttacggAATGTTTAACCTTATTACTCCAACAATTTCTAACATGTTTGTCAAccaattgaaaacaaattttttaaatgtatgatCTCCGTTGGCTAACAacgaaattaacaaaataacaCTAAACACAGAAATATTTTGGCAGCAGTACTGCTGGTAAAATTAAATgggttatatacatatattatgagaaataaaattttggatgacaaatatataaaatacatgATAAACATCTACACGAAATTCATACATATAACctttacaataatttaaaattattattaataaccaTTTCTGTTGGGTATATATTCTTTACATTTCAAATTTACCGCGGTAACGCGCCTCTTAGAGTTAATGCCACCTGGTTAGTATTCTGCGAATTAAACTGTTATGAAGACGCCGTAGATGGTCCTGTTAAACCACCTTTATATACCACCCTGGTCAACCCTGTTCTAAATCAATTGCTGTATAAGCGttacttcttcaatttttttttacgacaGACATGTATAAGGAAGGAGAGTGGTACATCGGAAAACGCCTACGAAAGGACGTATCCCGAGATTTTGTCCATGGATCATTCCAAGGCTTCATTTTCTTTAGGGCAAGGACGAAACACTCTGTATTTGCGTTGAACTATAACATTATATGGAACAAACACTTTTGGGTGTACCTGGCCCCTattgaaattcaaacaaaagCAGTTAAAGACACTCTTTTGCAGGCATAAATGACACCATTACGGCGGATACGAGACCAATCGATTTTATGTTTCGTCCTGATTGAAGTAATACGGGTTGCGAGTGGTATGGTAAACCGTCCGCAATAGTGCAGCGCGCGGCTCGCCTACCTAAAACGGGGCGTACCGCTGCCTTCGCGCATACCACCCTAATAAAAAccttatttaaaaacatatgaCGTTGCAGGCAAAATTGGGAAAATAAgaatttgcctatattttttgatgttacaaaaatgatttttcaatttcataaaatattatgtaaatatgcaaaatcatctaaattaaaaaataaaagaatgaaTGCAATACTATAAATAGTTTCAAAGATAAAAGTTTATAAGTATAGCCCGGTTTCAAAAAGGGATACGCAAAAAGTAATCAATTCACAACTGTGGTTCTGAAACAAATTCGGAACCATCAAAATAATAACTAACTCCCTCTAATTTCACATGGACTAGGTACATCATGCtttattttgataaaaattccTGACATCGACGTCAAAAAGTGATCGAGTTTGGCGTGGGATGAAGTTCCTGCTATGTTAGTCTTTGctattcgaaaaataaaaacacataGTATTGTATTTGTAATATTGAACACATCATAAATGTTTGCAATTTCATTCACTATATTAATTGGTCCAAAAATCCCATTTTCTCTACAATATGCATAGGTACATTATAAATGGTGAGAATTTTATTAACATTAAtgatttacttttaaaaaagcTTTGACATTATCAGCGATTAACAAATGCAAACTTCTGAAAATTGACTGTTGttatttccaaaataaattgttaatccttaaaatttatctatcattaactttgtttatttataactaaatattttactgataaaaatataaattatttctaaaaatgatttataaaaatatttcattgcgactataaaagtaatattttaatacaaatatttaaagtaGGTGTTTCTAAAATTAtctataaaattgaataaatttagaaaaagacgtaaatgtatttttaagaatttatatataaattaaattaattaatttgatttattattataaatttgtttcatttgtACTATGTATTTCGCTGTGGATTGCAAAAGATGCAAGGTCAGGTTACTAACATgataaaacataattaaaataacttACTAAATAATTTGTCACGATTTGCGATTCGCAAGCGGGATAGTAACAATTTGTTTCACAAATTTAAATCGAgcgtatttctattttattcctATTTCTCATGAGGTGATGAATTCTAATTGCCCGCATTTCTATCTCTCCCGACTTTGCGTCAACCGTATTGCAATCGGTGGAGACTCTCGGTGGACCGTTTTGCGAACCTCACCATACATTAACTCCTACCCCTCCATAAATTAACGCGACCGTATTCCTTACAGATCGACCGTAAGTCTAAGAAAAATTCTCTCTCGGTTACCGGTTGAGAGAAAATTCCGGACCGCTCGTCGCTCACCAGTTTTGGTCGACCGAACCGTAAATGCCATATCGGTCGTCTCACTGACCCCGACCGCGACCGTAACCGAAATTCTATCGGTCTCGACTCCCTgcctaatatcgcctactcaagaaatattgattagtCCTACGTATTCTGACCCACCGTTTCAGAGCACTCACCCTTGGGGGTGTCATAAACCGGGGTTTTCCGGAGACTGTGTTGCGGCCTAAAGAGTCGGAAACTCGAAGCGACTGCGTTGTCTCGCGGCATTCGCGAATGTATAGCCTACAACGACGCTTCGCTACTTTCTCGTGTTTTTCCTGTGTCCAGTATTTTTGTTAGCtttgttgtttttattattatcattgttATTAGTGTTATCGTTGctttgtttgtttggtttgtATTGATACAATGTCTATACCACCAAACGATGAGCAATCTCTTTTTGCGGAAGACGATGTTACATGGGCCCGTCTGgcccatcccgtgcttgctgtccgcGCGTTACCTTCCTTCGTAAACGACgattcagcggaatcgcctcgcgcgTGGCAGTCACGTTGTGCCAAATCGCGAAGCGATCGTAAGGGCAACGTGACCGTCGTCGGCTGGAAGCGCGGCTTCCAAATAAGGAGCGATCGACGATTGCCGACGGGGCGGTTTTCCCTATTCGCCGACGATAATGTGGGGCTCGGCCCTCAATAGCGAGCGAGCGATCAAGCAGTTGAGTTTAGGAGTTGAGTTTGGACAGTTAGAATCAGAACTTAATTTAGGATGTATCGACGGCGAATCGCGCCGTCTAGATCGCGTCTCAGCGTCAGAGTctaagcacagacgaggtatagaatagatccatcaccttatgggacttcgtgtcgccacccaatctgtgttaccgacccataatttcaggactgaatttagcgacctctgttcatgaacagcgtc is drawn from Andrena cerasifolii isolate SP2316 chromosome 8, iyAndCera1_principal, whole genome shotgun sequence and contains these coding sequences:
- the LOC143372216 gene encoding uncharacterized protein LOC143372216, producing the protein MLLAHLQLVVRPLLLILVPDRFSARRDINVEDTGPSTSTSRVSNIHDTFSLPCGTSSEPSFRQRLASCFVDNDLTHVQGNNILSLLRTHSCFSKLPRDVRTLVSTPRNPVVPFVVEPGEYIYFELEAEIIKSLPNTLSVSFVRQLELDFHTDGCTLDKSGSIHIWPVQCRISNIPRIKPIVVSIYKGSQKPHDLNIFFEKFIADVRAIVSNGGINFHSIKLPVRLRCFIADASARAFVLNHRGHMSIRPCSKCTVCGTLHGKHYAFDGINQSPRTDEDYIRRLDQMHHEEGTSPLSSLPMGIVSQVPFEYMYLVCLGVVKKLLSAWVHGDYSPFSKLRRIDISILSARLKSLSRYCPSDFARRPRAIELSSKYKATEFRQFLLYTGPVKLNRVLEKTAYKHFLLLHAAIRVLVSESPSIPHLSFAELALQKFVLRNPELYGPAFNSYNVHGFLHLTNDVRRLGNLDSCSAFRYANNMSISKKYHRKPHFPLQQFSNRMREIQFHGTNIHCNVNFSIRVSRPLNNDPACSQYRKIEFNSISLGINVRDNCCISVDGSIYLIFNINMDSDNSYRLGIKQFLGVDDFYDIGIISSALGVYKCATWSQDILYISPDQVRAKCFRMLFHDNMPTGNNDDPIPLETRSYVVAVITHSEKP
- the LOC143372217 gene encoding uncharacterized protein LOC143372217, with the protein product MLLAHLQLVVRPLLLILVPDRFSARRDINVEDTGPSTSTSRVSNIHDTFSLPCGTSSEPSFRQRLASCFVDNDLTHVQGNNILSLLRTHSCFSKLPRDVRTLVSTPRNPVVPFVVEPGEYIYFELEAEIIKSLPNTLSVSFVRQLELDFHTDGCTLDKSGSIHIWPVQCRISNIPRIKPIVVSIYKGSQKPHDLNIFFEKFIADVRAIVSNGGINFHSIKLPVRLRCFIADASARAFVLNHRGHMSIRPCSKCTVCGTLHGKHYAFDGINQSPRTDEDYIRRLDQMHHEEGTSPLSSLPMGIVSQVPFEYMYLVCLGVVKKLLSAWVHGDYSPFSKLRRIDISILSARLKSLSRYCPSDFARRPRAIELSSKYKATEFRQFLLYTGPVKLNRVLEKTAYKHFLLLHAAIRVLVSESPSIPHLSFAELALQKFVLRNPELYGPAFNSYNVHGFLHLTNDVRRLGNLDSCSAFRYANNMSISKKYHRKPHFPLQQFSNRMREIQFHGTNIHCNVNFSIRVSRPLNNDPDCSQYRKIEFNSISLGIKVRDNFCISVDGSICLIFNISMDSDNSYRLGITNFLEVDDFYDIGIISSALGVYKCATLSQDILYVSPDQVRAKCFRMLFHDNMPTGNNDDPIPLETRSYVVAVITHSEKP
- the LOC143372424 gene encoding uncharacterized protein LOC143372424; this translates as MYFYLQADMDQRGKRVTTKPARYQTTSSEEEAPKRRRTSTAPRPPIDQDIDDLRMVLQEHGSTTSKSVPTVDQSNICIFQDNYAVSVPAPAPFTYHQDPGTSSARATVIQVSRVSCLLIRYVSIRSVCRRMNTLLLSIQKSVLATHNTGQPMKPAVLPLSSVQEVDCFEDIDDNTYSKVVKYFEYVGGFDLKGAGKCCFKEALPDDLTLSFTWFGREGLRSLYDTRIARAIFEGVAQNPKFQKPTRSDFQLWMQTELEASKERIRCRKRGPRTSPSQEPRVPRSFWSDQQPDEADDDL